In the genome of Cellvibrio sp. KY-YJ-3, one region contains:
- the rnc gene encoding ribonuclease III, producing the protein MLTLKYQRLEQRLGYSFKDQRQLQLALTHRSYGATNNERLEFLGDSILNFIIGEALFTRLPEAREGQLSRLRSQIVKGDTLALLAREFELGDCLILGEGELKSGGKSRDSILADSVEAIIGAIYLESGLDLCRERVLTWFAPRLNELSANTSAKDSKSRLQEYLQSQRQPLPEYVVAEVGGEGHAQVFTIECRVVLAKQPTRAIASNRREAEKQAAALMLAQLKIH; encoded by the coding sequence GTGTTAACACTTAAATACCAACGCCTTGAACAACGTCTCGGCTACTCTTTTAAAGACCAGCGCCAGTTACAGCTGGCGCTAACCCATCGCAGTTACGGCGCTACCAATAATGAACGCCTTGAATTCCTGGGCGACTCCATTCTGAATTTTATTATTGGTGAAGCTTTATTTACACGTTTGCCCGAGGCGCGTGAAGGTCAGTTAAGTCGCTTGCGCTCACAAATTGTAAAGGGCGATACACTTGCCTTATTGGCGCGAGAGTTTGAGTTGGGTGATTGCCTGATTTTAGGTGAAGGTGAACTTAAGTCCGGTGGCAAGAGCCGCGATTCCATTTTGGCCGATAGTGTAGAAGCTATTATTGGTGCAATCTATTTGGAGAGCGGTCTGGATCTTTGCCGCGAGCGAGTGCTCACCTGGTTTGCTCCACGGCTCAATGAGTTGAGCGCAAATACCAGCGCTAAAGACTCCAAATCCCGTTTGCAGGAATATTTGCAGTCACAGCGCCAACCCTTGCCTGAATACGTAGTTGCTGAAGTAGGTGGTGAAGGACATGCTCAGGTGTTTACTATTGAATGCCGCGTTGTGCTCGCTAAACAACCGACCCGCGCTATAGCATCAAACCGCCGTGAAGCCGAAAAACAAGCAGCTGCGTTAATGTTAGCGCAATTAAAAATCCATTGA
- a CDS encoding DUF4845 domain-containing protein gives MRANQYKTIKRQRGLGMLQWALVIAVAGFFLLFAFKVVPLYAENRYVESALRSLETGGEKVEQMTDAEIKKKLGNFYMINNVRSEGPTKNIKIDRRSEDLLITIDYETRVPLFYNIDLVLSFQNHLDSSRPGQCCKPATATK, from the coding sequence ATGCGAGCCAATCAATATAAAACGATTAAACGCCAGCGCGGTTTAGGTATGTTGCAGTGGGCGCTGGTGATTGCGGTTGCTGGTTTCTTTTTGTTGTTTGCATTTAAAGTGGTCCCGCTCTACGCGGAGAATCGTTACGTTGAATCCGCCTTACGTTCGCTGGAAACGGGTGGCGAAAAAGTAGAACAAATGACCGATGCTGAAATTAAAAAGAAGCTCGGTAATTTTTATATGATCAACAATGTACGCAGTGAAGGTCCGACCAAAAACATCAAAATTGACCGTCGTAGTGAAGACCTGCTGATTACAATTGACTACGAAACCCGTGTTCCTCTTTTTTATAATATTGATTTGGTGTTGAGTTTCCAAAATCATCTGGACAGCTCCCGTCCCGGTCAATGTTGTAAGCCTGCTACAGCGACCAAATAA
- the lepB gene encoding signal peptidase I — MSSINLPLILTLAVLITGLVWLFDALVLSRPRKQKVAAVEKQFGGMVLESEQQKTAYEEAKAVAAKEPMLVEYSKSFFPVLFIVFFLRSFLVEPFQIPSGSMIPTLEVGDFILVNKFAYGVRAPVLNKEIIPIGKPQRGDVMVFFPPHAPETYYIKRVIGIPGDHITYNNHQLTINGTVVEEKLIAQLPAGAPVLKMTSEKIDDKTFTTHKYLRPSRLSMQGSWVVPAGHYFMMGDNRDNSLDSREWGMVSEDAIVGKAFAVWMHWDSFFSIPSFDRAGVIQ, encoded by the coding sequence ATGAGCAGTATTAACCTTCCTCTGATCCTCACGCTCGCGGTATTGATTACTGGTCTGGTGTGGTTGTTTGATGCCTTGGTGTTATCTCGCCCGCGCAAGCAAAAAGTGGCGGCTGTTGAAAAACAATTTGGCGGTATGGTGTTGGAATCCGAGCAGCAAAAAACTGCTTACGAGGAGGCCAAAGCGGTTGCTGCCAAAGAGCCGATGCTGGTTGAGTATTCCAAATCGTTTTTTCCGGTACTGTTTATTGTTTTCTTTCTGCGTTCGTTTTTGGTTGAGCCTTTTCAAATTCCCTCCGGCTCCATGATTCCGACCTTGGAAGTAGGCGATTTTATTCTGGTGAATAAATTCGCTTATGGCGTGCGCGCACCGGTATTAAATAAAGAAATAATCCCCATCGGTAAACCGCAGCGTGGCGATGTGATGGTGTTCTTTCCTCCCCATGCGCCAGAGACATACTATATTAAGCGGGTGATCGGTATCCCCGGGGATCACATCACTTACAACAATCATCAGCTAACTATTAATGGCACGGTTGTGGAAGAAAAGCTCATCGCTCAGTTGCCTGCCGGCGCACCAGTGTTGAAAATGACGAGCGAAAAAATTGACGATAAGACATTCACCACCCATAAATATCTAAGGCCCAGCCGGTTAAGCATGCAGGGTTCATGGGTAGTACCGGCGGGGCACTACTTTATGATGGGTGATAATCGCGATAACAGCTTGGATAGTCGTGAATGGGGTATGGTGTCGGAAGACGCGATTGTGGGTAAAGCCTTTGCAGTCTGGATGCATTGGGATTCGTTCTTCAGTATTCCCTCGTTTGATCGTGCGGGCGTAATTCAATAA
- the lepA gene encoding translation elongation factor 4 produces MTDLSHIRNFSIIAHIDHGKSTIADRFIQMCGGLSDREMEAQVLDSMDLERERGITIKAHSVTLYYSARDGKTYQLNFIDTPGHVDFTYEVSRSLAACEGALLVVDAGQGVEAQSVANCYTAIEQGLEVIPVLNKMDLPQAEPDRVAQEIEDIIGIDATEAVRCSAKSGLGMEDVLEELVRLVPPPVGDVDAPLQALIIDSWFDNYLGVVSLVRVKQGTLRLKDKIITKTIGKAQIVDGVGVFSPKPTQLKELKAGEVGFVVAGIKDIHGAPVGDTITHAQTPDVEALEGFQKIKPQVYAGMFPISSDDFEDFREALAKLTLNDASLFYEPESSDALGFGFRVGFLGMLHMEIIQERLEREYDLDLITTAPTVVFEVVKRGGEVIFVDNPSKLPDPGSIEEMREPIVEANILVPQEHLGNVITLCIEKRGVQKDLQFTGSQVRVRYELPMNEVVTDFFDRLKSVSRGYASLDYSFIRFQAASLVRLDVLINSEKVDALAIIVHRDKAHSMGRSLTEKMKELIPRQMYDVAIQAAIGGQIVARSTVKALRKDVTAKCYGGDATRKKKLLEKQKAGKKRMKQVGSVEIPQAAFFAVLKIDS; encoded by the coding sequence GTGACTGACCTGAGCCATATCCGTAACTTTTCCATCATCGCCCACATTGACCACGGAAAATCCACCATCGCCGACCGCTTCATCCAGATGTGCGGTGGCCTGAGTGACCGTGAAATGGAAGCGCAAGTGCTTGATTCCATGGACTTGGAGCGCGAACGTGGTATCACTATCAAAGCCCACAGCGTGACGCTTTACTACAGTGCGCGCGATGGCAAAACCTACCAGCTCAACTTCATTGATACCCCCGGCCATGTGGACTTCACCTATGAAGTATCCCGCTCGTTGGCGGCTTGTGAAGGTGCGTTGCTGGTTGTGGATGCCGGGCAGGGTGTAGAAGCCCAGTCAGTTGCCAACTGCTACACCGCCATCGAGCAGGGCCTGGAAGTAATTCCGGTCTTGAACAAAATGGATTTGCCGCAGGCAGAGCCAGACCGCGTTGCTCAGGAAATTGAAGACATTATCGGCATTGATGCCACAGAAGCCGTGCGCTGCTCGGCCAAGTCCGGCTTAGGCATGGAAGACGTGCTGGAAGAGTTGGTGCGCTTGGTCCCGCCACCGGTTGGCGATGTGGATGCACCGCTGCAAGCATTGATTATCGATTCCTGGTTCGACAACTACCTAGGCGTTGTCTCATTGGTACGCGTAAAGCAGGGCACCCTGCGCCTGAAAGACAAAATCATTACCAAAACCATCGGCAAAGCGCAGATTGTTGACGGTGTGGGCGTATTCAGCCCCAAACCTACCCAGTTAAAAGAACTTAAAGCCGGTGAAGTAGGCTTTGTGGTTGCTGGTATCAAAGACATTCATGGCGCACCTGTAGGCGATACCATCACTCATGCGCAAACTCCTGACGTTGAAGCACTGGAAGGTTTCCAGAAGATCAAGCCGCAAGTTTATGCCGGTATGTTCCCGATCAGCTCCGACGACTTCGAAGACTTCCGCGAAGCCTTGGCTAAGCTGACATTGAACGATGCTTCCTTGTTTTACGAACCCGAAAGTTCAGATGCGCTGGGTTTTGGTTTCCGTGTTGGCTTCCTGGGCATGTTGCACATGGAGATCATTCAGGAGCGTTTGGAGCGTGAATACGATCTCGACCTGATTACTACCGCGCCAACGGTAGTATTTGAGGTGGTGAAGCGTGGTGGCGAAGTGATCTTTGTTGATAACCCATCCAAATTGCCGGATCCGGGTTCTATCGAAGAAATGCGTGAGCCGATTGTTGAAGCCAACATCCTCGTGCCGCAAGAACATTTGGGTAACGTGATCACCCTGTGTATCGAAAAGCGCGGCGTGCAGAAAGATTTACAGTTCACCGGTTCCCAAGTGCGCGTGCGCTATGAGTTGCCGATGAATGAAGTGGTCACCGATTTCTTTGACCGACTGAAATCAGTGAGTCGTGGTTATGCCTCGTTGGATTATAGTTTTATTCGCTTCCAGGCCGCGAGTCTCGTGCGTTTGGACGTATTGATCAACAGTGAAAAAGTTGATGCTTTGGCGATTATTGTGCATCGCGATAAAGCCCACAGTATGGGCCGTTCACTCACCGAGAAAATGAAAGAGCTGATTCCGCGTCAGATGTATGACGTTGCGATCCAGGCCGCTATTGGTGGACAAATCGTTGCGCGTTCAACGGTGAAAGCCTTGCGTAAAGATGTAACCGCCAAGTGTTACGGTGGCGATGCTACGCGTAAGAAAAAGCTGTTGGAAAAACAAAAAGCCGGTAAGAAGCGCATGAAGCAAGTGGGCAGTGTTGAAATTCCGCAAGCCGCTTTCTTTGCTGTACTGAAAATTGATAGCTAG
- a CDS encoding Do family serine endopeptidase, which yields MHTLTAKWASGIKTVIAIASISVVSLVSQAAELPDFTQLIEQHSPAVVKITAVSKGLAVEPQRALPPDMQGLPDIFRELLERRQAPRDRGSLGSGFIISADGYVLTNDHVVDKMDSITVILNDQREYSATLVGSDERSDLALLKIDAKNLPTLALAKDETLKVGQWVVAIGSPFGLDYSASAGIVSAIGRSIPSAHSESNYVPFIQTDVAINPGNSGGPLFNMDGEVVGINSQIYSPSGGSVGLSFAIPASLAIDVVAQLKDKGRVDRGWLGVMIQDVDKNLASSLGMDKPIGALISEVDPDGPAAKSGLEAGDLIIKFNGQAVNTSSDLPYLVGRTAPKSKVPVVIMRKGKQQSLNVTVGILPVSPQEAASRPASAPVQNTVDSLGLIVAPLDRTQRRGAEAGVVVQQVKAGSPAAEAGLQVGDIITQLAFSDIKSTGDYAKIVKGLPKNEPQAIRFYRENRPVFRSIIIK from the coding sequence ATGCACACATTGACTGCCAAATGGGCGTCCGGCATCAAAACAGTTATTGCAATCGCGAGTATCAGTGTTGTTTCGTTGGTGAGTCAGGCGGCGGAGTTGCCGGATTTCACCCAGCTTATTGAGCAGCATTCACCGGCGGTGGTAAAAATTACCGCTGTGTCTAAAGGTCTGGCTGTTGAACCCCAGCGCGCCTTACCACCTGATATGCAAGGCTTGCCAGATATTTTCCGCGAACTGTTGGAGCGCCGCCAAGCGCCGCGTGATCGCGGTTCATTGGGGTCTGGTTTTATTATTTCTGCCGATGGCTATGTGCTGACCAATGACCATGTGGTCGACAAAATGGACAGTATCACCGTGATCCTAAATGACCAGCGCGAGTACAGCGCGACGTTGGTCGGTAGCGACGAACGCTCGGATTTGGCGCTACTTAAAATCGATGCTAAAAATTTACCGACCCTGGCCTTGGCAAAAGACGAAACCTTGAAAGTAGGTCAGTGGGTGGTGGCGATTGGTTCGCCTTTTGGTTTGGACTACTCGGCCAGCGCTGGCATTGTCAGTGCTATCGGGCGCAGCATTCCCTCGGCGCATAGCGAGAGCAATTATGTGCCGTTTATCCAAACGGATGTTGCCATCAACCCCGGCAACTCCGGTGGCCCGCTATTTAATATGGATGGCGAGGTAGTGGGTATTAACTCCCAGATCTACTCACCCAGTGGTGGTTCGGTCGGTTTGTCCTTTGCGATTCCGGCGTCATTGGCTATCGATGTGGTTGCCCAGTTGAAAGATAAAGGCCGGGTGGATCGCGGTTGGTTGGGGGTGATGATTCAGGATGTGGATAAAAACCTCGCCAGTTCGCTGGGGATGGACAAGCCGATAGGTGCCCTCATCAGTGAGGTTGACCCCGACGGTCCCGCGGCCAAATCGGGCTTGGAAGCCGGTGACCTGATCATTAAATTCAACGGCCAGGCGGTAAATACATCCAGCGATTTGCCCTATTTGGTCGGGCGCACTGCGCCAAAATCCAAAGTGCCAGTGGTAATTATGCGCAAGGGTAAACAGCAGTCACTTAACGTTACTGTGGGTATTTTGCCGGTATCGCCTCAGGAAGCCGCGAGCCGCCCTGCATCAGCACCTGTCCAAAATACAGTGGATAGTTTGGGCTTGATTGTTGCACCTTTGGATCGTACCCAGCGCCGTGGCGCTGAGGCCGGGGTAGTGGTGCAGCAGGTAAAAGCGGGCAGCCCTGCGGCAGAAGCCGGATTGCAGGTTGGGGATATCATTACCCAGTTGGCATTTAGCGATATCAAATCCACGGGTGATTACGCCAAAATTGTTAAAGGTTTGCCTAAAAATGAACCGCAAGCGATTCGCTTCTATCGCGAAAATCGCCCGGTATTCAGGTCAATTATCATCAAATAA
- a CDS encoding OmpA family protein, protein MSSLAAAFSQAQTYASGFADAEWSTKSGPFACSLSHDIPAFGTAYFGQNAGSAGFFEFRGVKKGFPAGAVKLESVPPLWRSDVAPQTLFTVQTTPVRLNAEQLKTMVASLESGTNLVFSSAGTNEDGTSVRVIVDARNFAASYTTYKRCLANLIPYTFGQLSRTVIYYAGDASTLSSAAKAQLDKIVRYTKADNKVLGILVDAHSDRRETAEAAEQLSQQQAELVTDYLIDKGLPAASITTRWHGDQFPIADNQHKAGQAKNRRITLRLENESTRKDIERRVAARKAAEEKAAAEQAAKAAAEAEKQAASGASSVTTSQLEELVEQQNLNNGKQPDL, encoded by the coding sequence TTGTCTTCCTTGGCTGCAGCTTTCAGCCAGGCGCAGACTTATGCCTCTGGCTTTGCGGATGCCGAGTGGAGTACCAAGTCAGGTCCCTTTGCTTGCAGTCTCAGTCATGACATTCCCGCTTTTGGCACCGCTTATTTTGGCCAAAACGCCGGGTCAGCCGGTTTTTTTGAGTTTCGTGGCGTTAAAAAAGGCTTTCCTGCGGGTGCAGTAAAACTGGAATCAGTGCCACCCTTGTGGCGTAGCGATGTTGCACCGCAAACCCTGTTTACCGTGCAAACAACGCCAGTACGATTAAATGCGGAGCAGCTCAAGACTATGGTTGCTTCACTCGAAAGTGGTACCAATCTGGTATTCAGCAGCGCCGGCACCAATGAGGATGGCACCAGTGTGCGGGTGATAGTTGATGCGCGCAATTTTGCCGCCAGCTACACCACTTATAAGCGCTGCCTTGCCAATTTAATTCCTTATACTTTTGGTCAGCTGTCGCGTACGGTAATTTATTACGCGGGCGATGCATCAACCTTAAGCTCTGCAGCCAAAGCTCAATTGGACAAAATTGTGCGTTACACTAAAGCCGACAATAAAGTTCTGGGTATTTTGGTGGATGCGCATAGCGACAGGCGTGAAACTGCTGAAGCGGCAGAGCAGTTGTCGCAACAGCAAGCGGAATTAGTGACGGATTATTTAATTGATAAAGGCTTGCCCGCCGCATCCATCACCACACGCTGGCACGGCGATCAGTTTCCAATTGCCGATAATCAACACAAGGCAGGTCAAGCGAAAAATCGCCGCATCACCCTGCGCCTTGAAAATGAATCTACCCGCAAGGACATAGAGCGTCGTGTTGCTGCACGAAAAGCAGCGGAGGAAAAAGCCGCTGCAGAACAGGCAGCAAAAGCGGCAGCGGAGGCGGAAAAACAAGCGGCGAGTGGGGCGTCGTCCGTCACTACCAGTCAGCTGGAAGAGTTGGTGGAGCAGCAAAACCTCAATAACGGCAAACAGCCTGATCTGTAA
- the pyrC gene encoding dihydroorotase produces the protein MTQTLTLTRPDDWHIHLRDGAALGRTVGDAAGQFARAIVMPNLVPPVMNAEQALDYKARILAARPAGSHFEPLMVLYLTDNTDPAEIARAKAAGVKACKLYPAGATTNSASGVTDLNKIYPVLEAMQKEGMHFLLHGEVTDSAIDIFDREKVFLDRTFSQVVRDFPALKMVLEHITTADAAEFVAAAPANVAATITAHHLLYNRNHMLAGGIRPHYYCLPILKRGTHQQALIKAATGGSPKFFLGTDSAPHAKDKKEAACGCAGSYTAFAAIELYAEAFEDAGALDKLEGFASHFGADFYNLPRNSDKITLAKQDWQVPDSLIMGDQPLVPLRAGETLRWKLQSGTTTSQLHTA, from the coding sequence ATGACCCAAACACTGACGCTCACCCGCCCCGACGATTGGCACATTCACTTGCGCGATGGCGCTGCACTGGGCCGCACAGTAGGCGATGCCGCCGGGCAATTTGCGCGGGCGATAGTGATGCCCAATCTGGTGCCACCGGTAATGAATGCGGAGCAAGCGCTGGATTACAAAGCGCGTATTTTGGCAGCACGCCCAGCCGGGAGTCATTTTGAGCCGCTGATGGTGCTCTACCTCACCGACAATACTGACCCAGCCGAAATCGCGCGCGCCAAAGCGGCGGGCGTAAAAGCCTGCAAACTCTACCCTGCTGGCGCCACCACCAATTCGGCCTCGGGTGTGACGGATTTAAACAAGATTTACCCGGTGCTGGAGGCCATGCAAAAAGAAGGTATGCACTTTTTATTGCACGGCGAAGTGACCGACAGTGCGATTGATATTTTTGATCGCGAAAAAGTATTTTTGGATCGCACTTTTAGCCAGGTAGTGCGCGACTTTCCTGCGTTGAAGATGGTGCTGGAGCACATTACCACCGCCGATGCTGCGGAATTTGTTGCCGCCGCCCCCGCCAATGTTGCGGCGACCATCACCGCACATCACTTGCTCTACAATCGCAACCACATGCTCGCCGGTGGTATTCGCCCGCATTATTACTGTCTGCCGATTTTGAAACGCGGCACCCACCAGCAAGCGCTGATCAAAGCCGCTACCGGTGGCAGCCCGAAATTCTTTTTGGGAACCGATTCGGCTCCGCACGCCAAAGACAAAAAAGAAGCCGCCTGTGGTTGCGCCGGCAGCTACACCGCGTTTGCCGCGATCGAACTTTATGCCGAAGCCTTTGAAGATGCAGGCGCACTCGACAAACTGGAAGGTTTTGCCAGCCATTTTGGCGCAGACTTTTACAACTTGCCGCGCAACAGCGACAAGATCACGCTGGCAAAACAAGACTGGCAAGTACCCGATAGCCTGATCATGGGCGACCAACCACTGGTGCCGCTGCGCGCCGGTGAAACCCTGCGCTGGAAACTCCAATCCGGCACGACTACCAGCCAGTTGCACACGGCTTAA
- the rnt gene encoding ribonuclease T — MNPPENSRDPDSPLAQRFRGFLPVIVDVETGGFNAQSDALLEIAAVTIRMDQDGFLHRHETFSFHVEPFEGANIEQAALDFTGIDLDSPDRMAEPELMVMTDLLAAVRRAVKENGCTRAVIVGHNAHFDLNFVNAAVDRCHIKRSPFHPFSVFDTATLAGLAFGQTVLAKACKAAGLEFSNSAAHSAAYDAEKTADLFCLIANRWKELGGWNPGLDEEDE; from the coding sequence GTGAATCCACCTGAAAACTCTCGCGACCCCGACTCTCCACTGGCACAGCGCTTTCGCGGCTTTTTGCCCGTGATTGTGGATGTAGAAACCGGCGGTTTTAACGCCCAGAGCGATGCCCTGCTGGAAATTGCTGCTGTCACTATCCGTATGGATCAGGATGGTTTTTTACATCGCCACGAAACTTTCTCTTTCCATGTTGAGCCCTTTGAAGGTGCCAACATTGAGCAGGCGGCGCTGGATTTTACCGGCATTGATCTGGACAGCCCCGACCGCATGGCAGAACCGGAATTAATGGTGATGACCGACTTGCTTGCCGCCGTGCGCCGTGCAGTCAAAGAAAACGGTTGCACCCGCGCCGTGATTGTCGGCCACAACGCGCATTTTGATTTGAACTTTGTAAATGCCGCGGTGGATCGTTGTCACATAAAACGCAGCCCATTCCACCCTTTCTCGGTGTTCGACACAGCTACCCTTGCCGGTCTCGCCTTTGGCCAAACCGTTCTGGCCAAGGCCTGTAAAGCAGCGGGATTAGAATTCAGTAACAGCGCCGCTCATTCCGCTGCGTACGATGCCGAAAAAACTGCTGATTTATTTTGCTTGATAGCAAACCGTTGGAAAGAGCTGGGAGGTTGGAACCCGGGACTGGATGAGGAGGATGAATAG
- a CDS encoding catalase family peroxidase: MYNRSNHFARLTNQHCNHLLVSTLIALSAGTAFAAEPATAPATVGPQELIQTFEAVSGVHKGVRRGHAKGFCAKGAFTGLAGANTYSTSPIFNGKTHPVTVRFSLGGGNPAASDSARGPRGMALQIKLPDGQLHNMAMLSTPMFPAKNPAVFNGLLQTFIPDPKTGKPDPAKTAAYRAANPDTQAQAAWLASHNPSWSYGSTSYYGIHTFFFTGSDSQRHKVRWQFTPTAGERLLSDDALASADTDFLMNNLREQLTQGAVGWEMEISLGEASDSEVDPSQTWPDTRTKVKVARLEISAADVNDRDCDGVNFDPNRVTAGAGVSPSADPVLQMRSAAYAISFGKRLSGQ, from the coding sequence ATGTACAACCGCTCAAATCACTTCGCACGCCTCACCAATCAACACTGCAATCACCTACTAGTCAGCACCCTTATCGCCCTGAGTGCGGGTACGGCCTTTGCCGCGGAACCGGCCACCGCACCGGCCACTGTAGGGCCGCAAGAGCTGATCCAAACATTTGAGGCAGTTTCAGGCGTTCACAAAGGCGTGAGGCGAGGTCATGCCAAGGGCTTTTGTGCAAAAGGCGCTTTTACGGGGTTAGCGGGAGCAAATACATACTCCACATCGCCGATTTTTAATGGCAAAACACATCCCGTGACAGTGCGCTTCTCTCTGGGCGGTGGCAACCCCGCCGCCAGTGACTCTGCCCGTGGCCCTAGGGGTATGGCACTGCAAATCAAATTACCTGATGGCCAATTGCACAATATGGCCATGCTAAGCACCCCCATGTTTCCAGCCAAAAACCCTGCAGTATTTAACGGCCTGCTGCAAACCTTTATCCCTGACCCCAAAACTGGCAAACCTGACCCGGCCAAAACCGCAGCCTATCGCGCGGCAAACCCGGATACCCAGGCCCAAGCTGCATGGCTTGCAAGCCACAACCCCTCGTGGAGCTATGGATCAACCAGTTATTACGGTATTCACACCTTCTTTTTTACTGGTAGCGACTCACAGCGCCACAAAGTGCGCTGGCAATTTACGCCAACAGCAGGTGAAAGATTGCTGAGTGATGACGCGCTCGCCAGCGCAGACACTGACTTTTTGATGAACAACCTGCGCGAACAACTCACGCAGGGCGCCGTCGGCTGGGAAATGGAGATCAGTTTGGGAGAGGCAAGCGATAGCGAAGTTGATCCCTCGCAAACCTGGCCCGACACGCGCACCAAAGTCAAAGTGGCGCGATTGGAGATCAGCGCTGCTGATGTCAATGATAGAGATTGTGATGGCGTAAACTTTGACCCCAACCGGGTGACCGCAGGGGCAGGGGTATCGCCGAGTGCAGATCCAGTGCTGCAAATGCGCTCGGCAGCCTATGCCATTTCATTTGGAAAACGCCTGAGCGGTCAATAA
- a CDS encoding MaoC/PaaZ C-terminal domain-containing protein translates to MNLLENHPIDAIAIGQTATYSKTLTERDVILFAACSGDVNPVHLDKTYAATTQFGEPIGHGMWTGALVSAAIATRLPGPGSVYRSQSLSFKHPVKIGDTVTVTLTVAEIKEKIKLVTLDCEAHNQDGKLIAKGVAEVIAPALKQSLAPGYIPEIQLST, encoded by the coding sequence ATGAATTTGCTTGAAAACCACCCAATCGATGCGATCGCTATTGGCCAGACAGCGACCTATAGCAAGACCTTAACGGAGCGCGATGTAATCCTGTTCGCCGCCTGTTCCGGTGATGTAAATCCTGTGCATCTGGATAAAACCTATGCTGCGACCACCCAGTTTGGTGAGCCAATTGGCCATGGAATGTGGACGGGTGCCTTGGTTTCTGCAGCCATTGCAACCCGCTTGCCTGGCCCTGGTTCCGTGTATCGCAGCCAAAGTTTGAGCTTTAAACACCCGGTAAAAATTGGCGATACGGTGACGGTAACTTTGACGGTAGCGGAAATAAAAGAAAAGATTAAGTTAGTGACGCTGGACTGCGAGGCGCACAATCAGGACGGAAAATTAATCGCCAAGGGTGTTGCCGAAGTCATAGCGCCAGCGTTAAAGCAATCGCTGGCGCCAGGGTATATACCGGAGATTCAGCTAAGCACTTGA
- a CDS encoding universal stress protein: MSKSQKLFVVVDPNDTHHIALERAIIVSSLIQGTKPKVHAFVAVDGDAVDTRSVNDNLFRDLTWFEQNIKSPLANAGIEYTLEVSWSSEWQKSIMESAKRFDADLIYLPVHAKTNNSRFSFSESKWELLKGAYCPVVLIRPGAKAQRKVILAAVNMQAQRDVQIELNKKIIEQAKFYADTYGADLHVINGYLDSLSYPDRGRLVALTGLPNDKIHVENGYTSDVVSALAEEISADLIVMGTLGQNGMTKTRRGNTAERLIAAVDTDVMVINHG; encoded by the coding sequence ATGTCAAAGTCACAAAAGCTGTTTGTTGTTGTTGACCCCAACGACACCCATCACATCGCACTTGAGCGCGCCATTATTGTTTCTTCCTTAATCCAAGGCACCAAGCCCAAGGTTCACGCCTTTGTCGCTGTGGATGGCGATGCGGTAGATACTCGCTCCGTTAACGATAACCTGTTCCGCGACCTGACCTGGTTCGAACAAAACATCAAGAGCCCGCTGGCCAATGCCGGTATCGAGTACACATTGGAAGTCTCATGGTCGAGCGAGTGGCAAAAATCCATCATGGAATCCGCCAAACGTTTTGATGCCGATTTGATTTACCTGCCAGTACACGCCAAAACCAACAACAGCCGCTTCAGTTTCTCTGAATCCAAGTGGGAACTGTTAAAAGGCGCTTACTGCCCTGTGGTATTGATCCGTCCGGGCGCAAAAGCACAGCGTAAAGTGATTCTTGCTGCCGTGAATATGCAAGCACAGCGCGATGTACAAATTGAGCTGAACAAAAAAATCATTGAACAAGCCAAATTCTATGCGGATACCTACGGCGCCGATTTGCACGTCATCAATGGTTATCTGGACTCGCTGAGCTACCCGGATCGCGGCCGTCTGGTTGCACTGACTGGTTTGCCCAACGACAAGATCCATGTGGAAAATGGCTATACCTCTGATGTAGTGTCTGCCCTGGCAGAAGAAATCAGCGCTGACCTGATTGTAATGGGTACTCTGGGTCAAAATGGTATGACCAAAACCCGTCGCGGTAATACCGCCGAGCGCTTGATCGCCGCTGTTGATACCGATGTGATGGTTATCAACCACGGCTAA